The Methanobrevibacter thaueri genome includes a window with the following:
- a CDS encoding 2-isopropylmalate synthase: MNIKVLDTTLRDGEQTPGVSLTSLEKLRIATKLDEIGVEYIEAGSAITSEGERASIKEITSQGFGAEILSFSRPLTVDIDYCLDCDVDGVNLVVPTSELHIHDKLNISCDELIDLSNDAVDYCKDHGLVVELSAEDASRSNVDFLRKVYSNAIDHGADRICVCDTVGILTPDSSLDLFSKLNDFSVPIACHCHNDFGLAVANTLAALKGGASEIHTTINGIGERAGNTSFEECVVSINRLLPQFSTNVKIDQIYDISKLVARSTGVYIQPNKAIVGENAFAHESGIHSDGVIKNSATYEAITPELVGRKRKFIIGKHMGTHGLDNRLKELGLNVDDIQLKQICDDIKELADKGKTVTDVDLQVIADNVLQINHEDRIKLDELTIVSGNKVMPTASVKITVDDVEILNAGVGLGPVDAAINALKSVDAFKDIDLIEYHVDSITGGTDAFIDVIIKLQKEDKVVSARGTEADIINASVKAYIAGVNRLLRD, encoded by the coding sequence ATGAATATTAAGGTTTTGGATACAACTTTGAGAGATGGAGAACAGACTCCTGGCGTTTCATTAACTTCCTTAGAAAAATTAAGGATTGCTACTAAACTTGATGAGATTGGTGTGGAATATATTGAAGCAGGTTCCGCAATTACTTCTGAAGGTGAAAGGGCGTCCATTAAAGAGATTACCTCACAAGGTTTTGGCGCTGAAATCTTAAGTTTCTCAAGACCGTTAACCGTTGACATTGATTATTGCCTTGATTGTGATGTGGATGGGGTCAATCTTGTTGTTCCAACTTCCGAATTGCATATTCATGATAAGTTGAACATTTCATGTGATGAGCTTATAGACTTGTCTAATGATGCAGTAGACTATTGTAAGGATCATGGTTTGGTCGTGGAGTTATCAGCCGAGGACGCTTCCAGAAGCAATGTCGATTTCTTGAGGAAGGTCTATTCAAATGCCATAGACCATGGCGCTGACAGGATTTGTGTTTGCGATACTGTAGGTATTCTCACACCGGATTCGTCACTGGATCTGTTTTCCAAACTCAACGATTTCTCCGTTCCGATAGCCTGTCATTGCCATAATGATTTCGGCCTTGCGGTTGCCAATACATTAGCTGCCCTTAAGGGTGGCGCAAGTGAAATACACACTACAATCAACGGTATTGGTGAAAGGGCGGGAAACACATCATTTGAAGAGTGTGTTGTCAGCATTAACAGATTGCTTCCTCAATTCTCAACCAATGTCAAAATAGATCAGATTTATGATATTTCCAAGCTGGTTGCAAGGTCCACAGGTGTTTATATTCAGCCTAACAAGGCAATTGTCGGTGAGAATGCTTTTGCTCATGAATCAGGAATTCATTCTGATGGAGTCATTAAGAACTCCGCTACTTACGAGGCAATAACCCCAGAACTGGTTGGTCGTAAACGCAAGTTCATCATTGGAAAGCATATGGGCACACATGGCCTTGACAACAGATTGAAGGAATTGGGCTTGAATGTAGATGATATTCAACTTAAGCAGATTTGTGATGACATCAAGGAGTTGGCGGATAAGGGCAAGACCGTCACTGACGTGGACTTGCAGGTAATTGCCGATAATGTCTTGCAAATCAACCATGAGGACAGAATCAAACTTGATGAGCTGACAATCGTTTCAGGAAATAAGGTCATGCCTACCGCTTCGGTTAAAATCACTGTTGATGATGTTGAGATTTTAAACGCCGGCGTTGGTTTGGGTCCGGTGGATGCGGCAATCAATGCCCTTAAGTCTGTGGATGCATTCAAGGACATTGACCTAATCGAGTATCACGTAGACTCTATCACAGGAGGTACCGATGCGTTCATTGATGTAATCATCAAACTTCAAAAGGAAGATAAGGTTGTTTCCGCCAGAGGTACCGAAGCAGACATTATCAATGCCAGTGTAAAGGCATACATCGCAGGTGTTAACAGGTTGTTAAGGGATTAA
- the cgi121 gene encoding KEOPS complex subunit Cgi121: MNLDNIQILGFTACIDSVGSTLDRVNSIKRDDEIIQLLNADSIASSNHIIHGVNQAFLAFERGENLAKDISVEIVLRCSAQRQISKAFDLLGLKEGQMNLCAVLIDCDDYSVELSDIFTRDDSVLEADSSRLMEIYNIGDVEIENMSIEEVIIDRITKLTVDY; encoded by the coding sequence ATGAATTTGGATAACATTCAAATATTAGGGTTCACTGCTTGCATAGATTCCGTTGGGAGCACTCTTGACAGGGTCAATTCCATCAAAAGGGATGATGAGATCATTCAGCTTTTAAATGCGGATTCAATCGCTTCTTCCAATCACATTATACACGGCGTCAATCAGGCGTTTTTGGCATTTGAGCGTGGGGAAAATCTGGCAAAGGACATCAGTGTGGAAATAGTATTAAGGTGTTCTGCCCAAAGGCAAATCTCAAAGGCTTTTGATTTGTTGGGTCTAAAGGAAGGTCAGATGAATCTTTGTGCGGTCTTAATTGATTGTGATGATTATTCCGTTGAACTGTCCGACATCTTCACTCGTGACGACAGTGTTTTGGAAGCCGACAGTTCCAGACTGATGGAAATCTACAATATCGGTGATGTTGAAATCGAGAACATGTCCATTGAAGAGGTAATCATAGACAGGATTACAAAACTTACAGTAGACTATTGA
- a CDS encoding DegT/DnrJ/EryC1/StrS family aminotransferase, with protein MFRFKRPSRKTLDIMSEVAKGNVDKNFEESCIAKIRDLTTKEHVKMTSSGNNSIFIALSAITGDIIIPDQGGWHGFKQIAKFLDRNIVTLKTDAGLINTDYLDELEISEGSALIFTSFAGYTAEQDIRSIVSYCKDNSITTIEDASAGIGDSENRLGCRSDIILASTGSPKIINVGSGGFIATDDDDVFKRTSLPQKLSKTTEIICSGIDNEIDNVSKNLQVSLNATEHVKKHIPNTLHADKRGINVIIPHENSKSICWDLKKTLTTDKSGIITTCPNYNRVKQKAICIEIKNLDYACLEKENLDIIIDEVNSLL; from the coding sequence ATGTTTAGATTTAAAAGACCAAGCCGGAAAACATTGGACATTATGTCTGAAGTGGCAAAAGGAAATGTTGATAAGAACTTTGAGGAAAGCTGCATTGCCAAAATTAGGGACTTGACAACAAAGGAACATGTCAAGATGACATCAAGCGGCAACAACAGTATTTTTATTGCCCTTTCAGCAATCACTGGAGACATCATCATTCCGGATCAGGGCGGATGGCACGGATTCAAGCAGATTGCCAAGTTTTTAGACAGGAACATTGTCACCTTAAAAACAGACGCGGGGCTAATCAATACCGATTATCTGGATGAGCTTGAAATCAGTGAGGGTTCCGCATTGATATTCACAAGTTTTGCAGGATACACCGCCGAGCAGGACATCAGGTCAATTGTAAGCTACTGCAAAGACAACAGCATAACAACAATTGAGGATGCATCAGCAGGCATCGGTGACAGTGAAAACAGATTGGGATGCAGGTCCGACATAATTCTTGCATCAACAGGTTCGCCAAAAATCATCAATGTCGGAAGCGGAGGATTCATAGCGACCGATGACGATGATGTTTTCAAGCGAACATCACTGCCTCAAAAATTAAGCAAAACTACTGAAATTATATGTAGTGGTATAGATAATGAAATTGATAATGTTAGTAAAAACCTACAAGTTTCATTAAATGCAACAGAGCATGTAAAAAAACACATACCCAATACATTGCACGCAGATAAAAGGGGAATAAATGTAATTATCCCACATGAAAATTCAAAATCAATATGTTGGGACTTGAAGAAGACATTGACCACTGACAAAAGCGGAATTATAACAACCTGCCCCAACTATAACCGTGTAAAACAAAAAGCAATATGCATAGAAATCAAGAACCTTGACTATGCCTGCCTAGAAAAAGAAAACCTGGACATAATAATCGATGAGGTCAATAGTCTACTGTAA
- a CDS encoding Nre family DNA repair protein codes for MKTTKNAYLAKLTEQIQMKSVEVGKNLEGTTPPSVFIGRWSYPKVYAGPMMSSQMGDTSIMDSPESWIGENKTQDEIINYRMNLVRGKQLIKIDDLENPFVEKLQDISLASKSIDSEATFKKRPRGSMLTEDSMPHGPSATIEKFDIDAVRWDRQLEKTFYDTDLKAVDAVVNLHNKDVPFTAMQKAFSVGAIGVKSNRKLVPTRWSITACDSTLADEFLKEVRKFEILDTYRVYEFGALNNYYIIILTPTEWQYEWYEAFIKLMKNEELIFSDYETNGGKKEYSIVGGCYYTAKMAVLDHLLKIKKQSGLLILREAYDGYVPLGVFNVRENIKEAMMLPYLEFETLQDALKYSGTKLRIPISRYVKQGTLLNEMLHTKQTTLDMYFKSENNV; via the coding sequence ATGAAAACCACAAAAAACGCTTATCTCGCCAAACTGACAGAACAAATCCAGATGAAATCCGTTGAGGTTGGAAAAAACCTTGAGGGAACAACACCACCGTCAGTGTTCATTGGAAGATGGTCCTATCCCAAAGTGTATGCCGGACCGATGATGAGCTCTCAAATGGGAGACACATCAATCATGGATTCCCCCGAATCCTGGATTGGAGAAAACAAGACACAGGATGAAATCATCAATTACAGAATGAACCTCGTCAGGGGAAAACAGCTGATTAAGATTGATGATTTGGAAAATCCCTTTGTCGAAAAGCTCCAGGACATTTCACTTGCATCCAAATCAATAGACAGCGAAGCGACATTCAAGAAAAGGCCAAGAGGATCAATGTTAACAGAGGACAGCATGCCCCATGGTCCAAGCGCAACCATTGAGAAATTTGACATCGATGCAGTTAGATGGGACAGGCAGCTTGAAAAAACATTCTATGACACTGACCTTAAGGCCGTTGATGCAGTTGTGAACCTCCACAACAAGGACGTTCCATTCACTGCAATGCAAAAAGCGTTTTCAGTTGGAGCCATTGGAGTTAAAAGTAACCGTAAACTGGTTCCGACACGCTGGTCCATCACAGCATGCGACTCCACACTTGCCGATGAGTTTTTAAAAGAAGTGAGAAAATTTGAAATCCTTGACACATACAGGGTTTATGAATTCGGTGCATTGAACAATTACTATATAATTATCCTAACCCCAACAGAATGGCAATACGAATGGTATGAGGCATTCATCAAATTGATGAAAAATGAAGAGTTGATATTTTCAGATTATGAAACCAACGGCGGCAAAAAAGAGTATTCCATTGTTGGAGGATGCTATTATACTGCAAAAATGGCGGTTTTGGATCATCTATTGAAAATCAAAAAACAGTCAGGACTGCTGATTTTAAGGGAAGCCTATGACGGATACGTTCCATTGGGCGTGTTTAACGTGAGGGAAAACATCAAGGAGGCAATGATGCTGCCTTACCTTGAGTTCGAGACCCTTCAGGATGCCCTTAAATACAGCGGCACAAAATTAAGGATACCTATTAGCAGATATGTAAAACAGGGAACCTTGCTTAATGAAATGCTTCACACAAAGCAGACCACCCTGGACATGTACTTTAAAAGTGAGAATAATGTTTAG
- the guaA gene encoding glutamine-hydrolyzing GMP synthase, producing the protein MLSPKEFIEDAVQKVKDQIGDEKAIIALSGGVDSSVCSVLVQQAIGDNLTAIFVDHGLLREGEVEQVTDTFKDRLNFKFVDASDEFMDALAGVDDPEEKRKIIGKTFIEVFEREAIKYEAKYLVQGTIAPDWIETKGQIKSHHNLVLPSGMELELCEPIRDLYKDEVREIGDELGLPATTVYRQPFPGPGLGVRVVGALTRENVEICRKANKIVCDEVEAAGIDKEVWQYFAVLTDTKVTGVKGDQRDFGYLVVVRIVNSIDAMTASVAELPWEVVQTISKRITSEISEVTHVALSISDKPPATIEFC; encoded by the coding sequence ATGTTAAGTCCAAAGGAATTTATTGAAGACGCAGTTCAAAAAGTAAAAGACCAAATCGGTGATGAAAAAGCAATTATCGCATTATCCGGTGGAGTGGACAGTTCAGTATGTTCTGTTCTTGTTCAACAGGCTATCGGAGATAACTTAACCGCAATTTTCGTTGACCACGGTCTTTTAAGAGAAGGTGAAGTGGAACAAGTAACCGACACTTTTAAAGACAGGCTAAACTTTAAATTTGTTGATGCTTCAGATGAATTTATGGATGCCCTTGCAGGTGTGGATGACCCTGAAGAAAAAAGAAAAATCATCGGAAAAACATTCATTGAAGTCTTTGAAAGAGAAGCAATCAAATACGAAGCAAAATACCTGGTTCAAGGAACAATTGCTCCTGATTGGATTGAAACCAAAGGCCAAATCAAATCCCACCACAACCTGGTTCTTCCAAGTGGAATGGAATTAGAATTATGCGAACCAATCCGTGACCTATACAAGGATGAAGTAAGGGAAATCGGAGACGAATTAGGATTGCCTGCAACAACCGTTTACAGACAACCTTTCCCAGGACCTGGTCTTGGAGTACGTGTGGTTGGTGCGCTTACAAGAGAAAACGTTGAAATATGCAGAAAAGCAAACAAGATTGTTTGTGATGAAGTTGAGGCTGCTGGAATCGATAAGGAAGTATGGCAATACTTCGCTGTCCTAACCGATACCAAAGTTACCGGTGTCAAAGGAGACCAAAGAGACTTCGGATACCTTGTAGTGGTTAGAATAGTCAATTCAATTGATGCAATGACCGCATCAGTGGCAGAACTTCCTTGGGAAGTCGTGCAAACCATTTCAAAAAGAATCACTTCTGAAATTTCTGAAGTTACACACGTTGCACTCTCAATTAGTGACAAACCACCAGCAACTATCGAATTCTGTTAA
- a CDS encoding GMP synthase subunit A, translated as MTILVINNKGQYNHRIQRSLQYLNIPSELVSNTLSIEEIESKNPIGLILGGGPSLEGAGNSEEYIKHFDIPILGICLGHQLIAKAYGGEVTTSDTESYAQVKINIDNDEGLFEGLAPEMDVWSSHKDEVKTIPEEFEILASSTLCDVESFKHKDNEVYGIQFHPEVHHTPKGEIIFKNFYKICQK; from the coding sequence ATGACAATATTAGTAATTAACAACAAGGGACAATACAACCATAGAATTCAAAGAAGTTTGCAATACCTCAATATTCCATCCGAATTGGTTTCAAACACTCTTTCAATAGAAGAGATCGAATCAAAAAACCCAATTGGATTGATTTTGGGAGGAGGACCTTCCCTTGAAGGCGCAGGCAACAGTGAGGAATACATCAAACACTTTGACATTCCGATTTTAGGAATTTGTCTTGGACACCAGTTAATTGCTAAGGCATACGGTGGAGAAGTCACCACTTCAGACACCGAAAGTTATGCTCAGGTTAAAATCAATATTGACAATGATGAAGGTTTATTTGAGGGACTTGCTCCTGAAATGGATGTCTGGTCATCACACAAGGATGAAGTGAAGACAATCCCTGAAGAATTTGAGATTCTCGCAAGTTCCACTTTATGCGACGTGGAATCCTTCAAGCATAAAGATAATGAGGTTTATGGAATCCAATTCCATCCTGAAGTTCATCATACTCCGAAAGGTGAAATAATATTTAAAAACTTTTATAAGATCTGTCAAAAATAG
- the trxB gene encoding thioredoxin-disulfide reductase yields the protein MEKYDIIIIGAGPGGLTAGIYAGRQGTRNLIIDRDLAGGLGREVPEMENYPGFDNVSGLELIEKMKAQAIRNCDLHEMEEVTEIIKTDDDEYHFTVKTSKDEYKTKTVILATGSSHRHLNAKGEEEFKGKGVSYCATCDGFFFQGRDIVMVGGGNSALQEALYLNNLGANVTLIHRRDEFRAQKHLQDQIKEAGISTILNATVEEIKGEMLVESVVLKDTQTGELSEHPTSGVFISVGYIPHTELAKQLGVELDESGHIIIDTDQKTNVDYVYAIGDVCVGLKQWVVACGEGAVAATSAYHDLS from the coding sequence ATGGAGAAATATGACATTATCATCATAGGAGCGGGTCCCGGAGGCCTGACCGCAGGGATTTATGCAGGCCGCCAGGGAACAAGGAATCTGATAATCGACCGTGACCTTGCCGGAGGATTGGGTCGTGAAGTGCCTGAAATGGAAAACTATCCGGGATTCGATAACGTTTCAGGCCTTGAACTGATTGAAAAGATGAAAGCGCAGGCCATCAGGAACTGCGACCTGCATGAGATGGAAGAGGTCACTGAAATAATCAAAACCGATGATGATGAATATCATTTTACCGTTAAAACATCCAAAGATGAATACAAAACAAAAACAGTGATTCTTGCAACCGGCAGTTCACACAGACACCTGAATGCAAAAGGCGAAGAGGAATTTAAAGGAAAAGGCGTGAGCTACTGCGCAACCTGTGACGGGTTCTTCTTCCAGGGAAGGGACATAGTCATGGTTGGCGGAGGAAACAGCGCCCTTCAGGAGGCACTATACCTTAATAATCTGGGTGCAAACGTCACTTTAATCCATAGAAGAGACGAGTTCAGAGCCCAGAAACACCTTCAGGACCAGATAAAAGAAGCGGGCATAAGCACAATCCTAAATGCCACTGTCGAGGAGATAAAAGGTGAAATGCTTGTTGAATCAGTTGTTCTGAAAGACACCCAAACCGGAGAGCTATCCGAACACCCAACCAGTGGGGTTTTCATAAGCGTCGGCTATATCCCGCATACAGAACTGGCAAAACAATTAGGCGTCGAACTGGACGAATCAGGCCACATCATCATAGACACCGATCAGAAAACAAACGTTGATTATGTATATGCAATAGGTGATGTTTGCGTTGGTTTAAAACAGTGGGTTGTAGCATGTGGAGAAGGTGCAGTGGCTGCAACTTCAGCATACCACGATTTAAGTTAA
- a CDS encoding glutathione peroxidase yields MSIYDFEVKDGDGNPVSLSQYKDKVLLIVNSATKCGFTPQYTELNEIYSEFNEKGFEILDFPCNQFGGQAPGTTEEITEVCRSKWLVPYTIFDKIDVNGENADPLFEFLKNEQPFTDIKGKGATALKLMLKAKDRHYKDSNDIKWNFTKFLVDRQGNVVRRFEPTEDLGDVKKAIEELL; encoded by the coding sequence ATGTCAATATATGATTTCGAAGTAAAAGACGGCGACGGAAACCCTGTTTCATTAAGCCAATACAAAGACAAAGTACTTTTAATCGTCAACTCAGCAACAAAATGTGGTTTTACCCCACAATACACAGAATTAAACGAAATATACTCAGAATTCAATGAAAAAGGTTTTGAAATCCTTGACTTCCCATGCAACCAGTTCGGAGGACAGGCTCCTGGAACAACCGAAGAAATCACAGAAGTCTGCAGAAGCAAATGGTTGGTCCCATACACAATCTTCGACAAGATTGATGTCAACGGTGAAAATGCAGATCCGCTATTCGAATTCCTTAAAAACGAACAGCCATTTACAGACATCAAGGGTAAAGGAGCCACTGCCTTGAAATTGATGTTGAAAGCAAAAGACAGACATTACAAGGACAGCAATGACATAAAATGGAATTTCACCAAGTTTCTAGTTGACAGACAGGGAAATGTGGTTCGCAGGTTCGAACCGACTGAAGACCTGGGCGATGTTAAAAAAGCAATAGAAGAATTATTATAA
- a CDS encoding RNA-guided endonuclease InsQ/TnpB family protein translates to MVDVKKGIKVKIYPTQEQKDMFHRNFGCCRKAHNVVLDKYNKMHSKDSNLRPTFTFLNKLLNEAKREFPYLEDVESTSLQQEIRDLATSFDNFFKNPSHFNKPHFHKKKTSKLAFRQTIRQDIRIIQKNKMILRKYGKVKFHTSQEYFQILNDKNTKFNNVTISFDGIDYFATFNIDFAEEEWELTGKNVGCDINSNVNGWLVTSDEEKEYFDIDHENQMVKLINRIMAKCTNGSKKWKKQKIRLLKWYHQRSNKLDDYIEKLSTEMVKKYDTIVFEKNYSKIKILIGGEQNMVFPLTKFITKLQDKFARHKPQAEGVVFVDAKYTSKKCHFCGNINHELDVKTRKWKCPNCGETLDRDINAAINILNRWDYGNSLENAK, encoded by the coding sequence ATGGTGGATGTTAAAAAGGGAATTAAGGTTAAGATTTATCCTACTCAGGAGCAGAAGGATATGTTTCATAGGAATTTTGGTTGCTGTCGCAAGGCCCATAATGTCGTTCTTGACAAATACAATAAAATGCACAGTAAAGATTCCAACCTAAGACCAACATTTACTTTCTTAAATAAACTACTAAATGAAGCCAAGAGAGAATTTCCTTATTTGGAGGATGTAGAATCAACAAGTCTCCAACAGGAAATAAGAGACTTGGCTACATCATTTGATAATTTCTTTAAAAATCCATCACACTTCAATAAACCCCATTTTCACAAAAAGAAAACAAGTAAACTAGCATTCAGACAAACAATAAGACAAGACATTAGAATCATCCAAAAAAATAAAATGATTCTAAGAAAATATGGCAAAGTAAAATTCCACACAAGCCAAGAATACTTCCAAATACTAAACGACAAAAATACAAAATTCAACAATGTAACAATCTCCTTTGATGGAATAGACTACTTTGCAACATTCAACATTGATTTTGCTGAAGAAGAATGGGAACTAACAGGTAAAAATGTAGGTTGTGATATTAATTCAAATGTAAACGGCTGGCTGGTCACAAGCGATGAGGAAAAGGAATACTTTGACATTGACCATGAAAACCAAATGGTCAAATTAATCAACCGGATAATGGCCAAATGCACAAATGGAAGCAAAAAATGGAAAAAACAGAAAATCAGACTATTAAAATGGTATCATCAACGATCCAATAAACTTGACGATTACATAGAGAAACTTTCAACAGAAATGGTCAAAAAATATGATACCATAGTATTTGAGAAAAATTACTCAAAAATTAAAATATTGATTGGTGGCGAGCAAAACATGGTGTTTCCACTCACAAAATTCATAACTAAACTACAAGACAAATTCGCTAGGCACAAACCTCAAGCAGAAGGTGTAGTATTTGTAGATGCAAAATATACCAGTAAAAAATGTCATTTTTGCGGAAACATCAACCATGAATTAGATGTGAAAACACGAAAATGGAAATGTCCAAACTGCGGTGAAACACTAGATCGTGACATTAACGCCGCCATTAATATTTTGAACCGGTGGGACTACGGGAATAGCCTAGAAAACGCCAAATAA
- a CDS encoding YhgE/Pip domain-containing protein — MGERNVNKVLEIIRNDFKSAFSNPIVTIILVGLIILPSLYALINIDACWDPYGNTGQVEFAIANLDKGATFDGNKINVGNELVKDLKDNDKFKWTFVTEDELRDGVYKGDYYAGIIIPKNLSKNIISITGDNPKQAKLEYIVNMKANPVGAKLTDSGSNAVYNALNAKIVEIINLAAYGKLGELQEGLASGADQLASGGNQLAAGSAQVASGADQVSSGADQVKDGASQVKDGASQVQKGAKDVNNGADAVQKGSTAVKDGASKVEQGSEEIQSAIDPSLIPDGPVKDYVNGNVELANGSGEVANGAGKLADGSVDLAKGSSKLANGSSKVAGGASDLADGSVQLAEGSLALAAGSQLLSNAATQALFAASGALGASADSLADITGINETILGDYFYAPVKLDRHEIFPTPDYGSQVSPFYLVLSMWVGALITCAMLKPGTSTGTKYTPLEMYFGKSVLFLIMGLLQSCVTIIGAHILGIYIANEAMFILSCLTVSGVFMILVYSLVSALGNVGKAVAIVLLVLQISGTGGIYPVEIMSPIFNILNPYLPMTYAITLIREAQLGLIWSNFIPALIILFALGIVTVIVSIIIKEKADKATHYFENKLEESGLF, encoded by the coding sequence ATGGGTGAAAGAAACGTTAACAAAGTTCTTGAAATAATTAGAAATGATTTCAAATCCGCATTCTCAAATCCTATTGTAACTATTATCTTAGTCGGATTGATTATATTGCCTTCCCTTTATGCGCTCATAAATATCGACGCCTGTTGGGATCCGTATGGAAACACCGGCCAGGTGGAATTTGCAATTGCAAATCTCGATAAGGGAGCAACATTTGATGGCAATAAGATTAATGTCGGAAATGAACTAGTGAAAGACTTAAAGGACAATGATAAATTCAAGTGGACCTTTGTAACGGAAGATGAGCTTCGTGATGGAGTTTACAAAGGCGATTATTATGCAGGTATCATAATACCGAAAAACCTGAGTAAAAATATTATCTCCATAACAGGAGATAACCCGAAACAGGCAAAACTTGAATATATAGTGAATATGAAAGCAAATCCTGTAGGGGCAAAACTGACCGATTCAGGTTCAAACGCCGTTTATAATGCATTGAATGCAAAGATTGTTGAGATTATCAACCTTGCCGCCTACGGCAAACTTGGAGAACTGCAAGAGGGACTTGCCTCCGGTGCAGATCAGTTGGCCAGTGGTGGAAATCAGCTCGCTGCAGGTTCGGCACAGGTAGCGTCAGGAGCCGACCAGGTGTCCTCAGGAGCCGACCAGGTTAAAGACGGAGCAAGCCAGGTTAAGGATGGAGCAAGTCAGGTACAAAAAGGAGCAAAAGATGTAAATAACGGTGCAGATGCCGTGCAAAAAGGTTCAACTGCAGTCAAAGACGGTGCAAGTAAAGTTGAACAGGGTTCTGAAGAAATCCAAAGTGCCATTGACCCATCATTAATCCCTGACGGACCTGTCAAAGATTATGTCAACGGAAATGTGGAGCTTGCAAACGGTAGTGGAGAAGTTGCCAATGGAGCTGGCAAGTTGGCTGACGGTTCAGTGGACCTGGCCAAAGGTTCCTCAAAACTTGCCAATGGTTCCAGCAAGGTTGCAGGCGGTGCAAGTGACTTGGCTGATGGTTCCGTGCAACTGGCAGAAGGTTCCCTTGCTTTAGCAGCAGGTTCTCAATTGCTTTCAAATGCAGCTACACAAGCATTGTTTGCCGCATCAGGCGCTCTTGGTGCATCTGCAGACAGCCTTGCAGACATAACAGGAATCAACGAAACAATACTTGGAGACTACTTCTACGCTCCTGTCAAATTGGACAGACATGAAATCTTCCCAACACCTGATTACGGATCACAGGTTTCCCCATTCTATCTTGTATTGTCCATGTGGGTTGGTGCATTAATCACTTGTGCAATGCTAAAACCAGGTACCAGTACAGGAACCAAATACACCCCTCTTGAAATGTACTTTGGTAAATCCGTGCTATTCTTAATAATGGGTCTGCTCCAATCTTGCGTTACAATAATCGGAGCCCACATTTTAGGCATCTACATTGCCAATGAGGCGATGTTCATACTGTCATGCCTAACCGTATCGGGAGTGTTCATGATTCTCGTATACTCATTGGTTTCCGCATTAGGAAACGTTGGAAAAGCGGTTGCAATTGTTCTTTTGGTTTTACAGATATCCGGAACCGGAGGAATATATCCTGTGGAAATTATGTCCCCAATTTTCAACATATTGAATCCATATCTGCCAATGACCTATGCAATCACACTGATTCGTGAAGCGCAATTAGGATTAATCTGGTCCAACTTCATACCAGCCCTAATCATCCTTTTCGCTTTGGGTATTGTTACTGTCATTGTTTCAATAATTATCAAGGAAAAAGCAGACAAAGCAACCCACTACTTTGAGAACAAGTTGGAAGAAAGTGGATTATTCTAG